Proteins encoded together in one Pseudomonas sp. TCU-HL1 window:
- a CDS encoding lipopolysaccharide kinase InaA family protein, whose protein sequence is MTLAELARAGRSPQLPIRLDIAGGLELQSLLRVLPGQRYVGVALWQGRKVLAKLLVGGKAERHFQRELAGVQALHGQALDSPALLAEGQQAGQGGWLLFEYLDAAESLWDAWRQVERDAPLSDGQQAVLGEALVTIARLHLAGLAQEDLHLDNLLRHGGKLHVIDGGGIRAECPGAPLPRDKAMANLGVFFAQLPAELDSYIEELLVHYLLVNGEHALPLEALEKEIARLRRWRLGDYMKKIARDCSLFSVVRGAFGLRAVRRDAESELDGLLHAPDAALAQGRSLKQGATATVAEVTVDGRRLLVKRYNIKGLLHWLTRFWRPSRAWHSWREGNRLDFLGIATPQPLAVFERRFLWLRGRAYLITEYLSGQDIIARFQPYLDDPDGAGAPPEAELQALDQLFAALIRERISHGDFKGYNLFWQDGRWTLIDLDAVCQHRSQRSFAQAYARDRARFLRNWPAGSALYQLLDQRLPQVPGTCPERG, encoded by the coding sequence ATGACTCTGGCCGAACTGGCCCGTGCGGGGCGCTCCCCGCAGTTGCCCATCCGCCTGGATATCGCTGGCGGCCTCGAGTTGCAAAGCCTGCTGCGGGTGCTGCCTGGCCAGCGCTACGTCGGCGTGGCGCTCTGGCAGGGCCGCAAGGTGCTGGCCAAACTGCTCGTGGGCGGCAAGGCGGAGCGCCATTTCCAGCGCGAGCTGGCCGGCGTCCAAGCGCTGCATGGCCAGGCGCTGGACTCCCCGGCACTGCTGGCCGAGGGGCAACAGGCTGGGCAGGGGGGCTGGCTGCTGTTCGAGTACCTGGACGCTGCTGAAAGCCTCTGGGATGCCTGGCGCCAGGTGGAGCGCGATGCGCCCCTGTCCGACGGCCAGCAGGCGGTGCTGGGCGAGGCCCTGGTGACCATCGCCCGGCTGCATCTGGCGGGCCTTGCCCAGGAAGACCTTCACCTGGATAACCTGCTGCGCCACGGTGGCAAACTGCACGTGATCGACGGCGGCGGTATTCGTGCCGAATGCCCCGGCGCGCCGCTGCCGCGGGACAAGGCGATGGCCAACCTAGGCGTTTTCTTCGCCCAGCTGCCGGCGGAGCTGGACTCTTACATCGAAGAGCTGCTGGTGCACTACCTGCTGGTCAACGGCGAGCACGCTCTGCCGCTCGAAGCGCTGGAGAAGGAGATCGCCCGCCTGCGGCGCTGGCGTCTTGGCGACTACATGAAGAAGATCGCCCGCGATTGCAGTCTGTTCAGTGTGGTTCGCGGTGCGTTCGGTTTGCGCGCCGTCCGCCGGGACGCCGAGTCGGAGCTGGATGGTCTGTTGCACGCGCCGGACGCCGCCCTGGCGCAAGGGCGCTCACTCAAGCAGGGCGCCACCGCCACAGTGGCCGAAGTCACGGTCGATGGCCGTCGGTTGTTGGTCAAGCGCTACAACATCAAGGGCCTGTTGCACTGGCTGACGCGCTTCTGGCGCCCGAGCCGTGCGTGGCACAGCTGGCGCGAGGGCAATCGTCTGGACTTCCTCGGCATTGCCACGCCCCAGCCGCTGGCCGTGTTCGAGCGGCGTTTTCTCTGGCTGCGCGGACGCGCGTACCTGATTACCGAATATCTCTCCGGGCAAGATATAATCGCCCGTTTTCAACCCTATCTGGACGACCCGGACGGGGCTGGCGCTCCGCCCGAAGCAGAACTGCAGGCCCTCGACCAGCTGTTTGCCGCGCTGATTCGCGAGCGCATCAGCCATGGTGACTTCAAGGGCTACAACCTGTTCTGGCAGGACGGCCGCTGGACCCTGATCGACCTCGATGCCGTCTGCCAGCATCGCAGCCAGCGCAGTTTCGCCCAGGCCTATGCCCGCGATCGCGCACGCTTCCTGAGAAACTGGCCGGCCGGGTCGGCGCTTTACCAGCTACTGGATCAACGTTTACCGCAGGTGCCGGGCACCTGCCCTGAAAGAGGCTAA
- a CDS encoding carbamoyltransferase family protein: MALTILGLSGALSHDPSAALYIDGKLIAAAEEERFVRDKHAKNRMPYESAKFCLEQAGIKPSDVDVVAIPFAPISLFGKARWHYAKRYWYAPDRALDAILMGNRRYKRYRKKIVWCLEQLGFDAKKVKIEPVEHHLAHASSAYHCSGFKEKTAILGIDGKGEYATTFFGWGENGKIHKIKEFFDPDSLGGLYGAITEYLGFEMLDGEFKVMGMAPYGDAAKYDFSRLAKFENGELIINTDYANVIGFRRYKENGKGYYFSPKLIEWLGPKRQGDIADDPYIHYAASMQALFEKLALEMMDYYLGDILRETGKIAFAGGCALNVKLNQKIIARSEVKELFVQPASGDAGTSVGAAAYVSVKRGVPVEKMEHVYLGPSFSNEDVIAACARHPQKPVFKRIENTPQRIAKIMVDGNPVAWFQGRMEFGPRALGGRSIIGCPSAAGVADRINEQIKFRERWRPFCPSMLDTVAPQMLKVDHPSPFMTFTFEVNEEWKTRVAEVVHEDGTSRAQVLERRHNPRWYDLMKELEVLTGNGVSLNTSLNRRGEPMICSPTDALNMFYGSDLQYLIMEDILVVKEGKDWYDNVG, encoded by the coding sequence GTGGCATTGACGATTCTCGGCCTTTCCGGCGCCCTCAGCCATGATCCCTCCGCCGCGCTCTATATCGACGGCAAGCTGATCGCCGCCGCCGAAGAAGAGCGCTTCGTGCGCGACAAGCACGCGAAGAATCGCATGCCCTACGAGTCCGCCAAGTTCTGCCTGGAGCAGGCTGGCATCAAGCCCTCCGACGTCGACGTGGTGGCCATCCCGTTCGCCCCCATCAGCCTGTTCGGCAAGGCGCGCTGGCACTACGCCAAACGCTACTGGTACGCCCCGGACCGCGCCCTCGACGCCATCCTCATGGGCAATCGCCGCTACAAGCGCTACCGCAAGAAGATCGTCTGGTGCCTGGAGCAGCTGGGCTTCGACGCCAAGAAGGTGAAGATCGAGCCGGTGGAGCACCACCTGGCCCACGCTTCCAGCGCCTACCACTGCTCGGGTTTCAAGGAAAAGACCGCGATCCTCGGCATCGACGGCAAGGGCGAGTACGCCACCACCTTCTTCGGCTGGGGCGAGAACGGCAAGATCCACAAGATCAAGGAATTCTTCGACCCGGACTCCCTGGGCGGCCTCTATGGCGCCATCACCGAGTACCTCGGCTTCGAGATGCTCGACGGCGAGTTCAAGGTCATGGGCATGGCGCCCTACGGCGACGCTGCCAAGTACGACTTCTCGCGTCTGGCCAAGTTCGAGAACGGCGAGCTGATTATCAACACCGACTATGCCAACGTCATCGGTTTCCGCCGCTACAAGGAAAACGGCAAGGGCTACTACTTCTCGCCCAAGCTGATCGAGTGGCTGGGGCCGAAGCGCCAGGGCGACATCGCTGACGATCCCTACATCCACTACGCCGCCAGCATGCAGGCCCTGTTCGAGAAGCTGGCGCTGGAGATGATGGATTACTACCTCGGCGACATCCTTCGCGAGACCGGCAAGATCGCCTTCGCCGGCGGCTGCGCGCTGAACGTCAAGCTGAACCAGAAGATCATCGCCCGTTCGGAAGTGAAGGAACTGTTCGTCCAGCCGGCCTCCGGTGACGCCGGTACCTCCGTGGGGGCTGCTGCCTATGTCTCGGTCAAGCGCGGTGTGCCGGTGGAGAAGATGGAGCACGTCTACCTCGGCCCGTCCTTCAGCAATGAAGACGTGATCGCTGCCTGTGCCAGGCACCCACAGAAACCGGTGTTCAAGCGTATCGAGAACACGCCGCAGCGCATCGCGAAGATCATGGTCGACGGCAACCCCGTCGCCTGGTTCCAGGGCCGTATGGAATTCGGTCCTCGTGCCCTCGGCGGCCGTTCAATCATCGGCTGCCCGAGTGCGGCCGGCGTGGCTGACCGTATCAACGAACAGATCAAGTTCCGCGAGCGCTGGCGCCCCTTCTGCCCGTCGATGCTGGATACCGTCGCGCCGCAGATGCTCAAGGTCGATCACCCATCGCCTTTCATGACCTTCACCTTTGAGGTCAATGAAGAATGGAAGACCCGCGTGGCCGAAGTGGTGCATGAAGATGGTACATCCCGTGCCCAGGTCCTCGAGCGTCGCCACAACCCGCGCTGGTACGACCTGATGAAGGAACTGGAAGTCCTCACCGGTAACGGCGTGTCGCTGAACACCTCGCTCAATCGCCGCGGTGAGCCAATGATCTGTTCGCCGACCGATGCGCTGAACATGTTCTACGGCTCGGACCTGCAGTACCTGATCATGGAAGACATCCTCGTCGTCAAGGAAGGCAAGGACTGGTATGACAATGTCGGCTAA
- a CDS encoding glycosyltransferase, with the protein MSDSKDLPLVSVIISSYNHADYIEACIASVMAQTYPNVELLVVDDGSRDDSVTRIRRLQEIHGFDFVAQENKGLSRTLNETIVRSKGSLIAPFGSDDIMLPERLALQVAHMRDKPEVGICAGNVETIDEQGRVRAKQKPRPARRLGFDDIFLGQQPGAPAPTMLFRREAIEAVGGYDPEIRLEDLLMKLKITRAGYMIDIMDEVLAQYRTHGHNTYKNLRFMVDNVMKTYAIFRDHPAYEEVCARFINSMLMKCARDDKPLARELFGRLPRRYWNRKTLRAVGRYLLPARKPRG; encoded by the coding sequence ATGAGTGATTCGAAGGATCTACCGCTGGTCAGCGTGATCATCTCCTCATACAACCACGCGGATTACATCGAAGCCTGCATCGCAAGTGTGATGGCCCAGACCTACCCGAACGTAGAGTTGCTGGTGGTGGATGATGGTTCTCGGGACGACAGCGTCACGCGTATCCGCAGGTTGCAGGAAATCCATGGCTTCGATTTCGTCGCCCAGGAGAACAAGGGGCTTTCCCGTACGCTCAACGAGACAATCGTCCGTTCGAAGGGCAGCCTTATCGCTCCCTTCGGCTCCGACGACATCATGCTTCCCGAGCGGCTGGCCCTGCAGGTCGCGCATATGCGCGACAAGCCGGAGGTGGGTATCTGCGCCGGCAATGTCGAAACCATCGACGAGCAGGGGCGTGTACGGGCCAAGCAGAAGCCGCGCCCTGCGCGCCGGTTGGGGTTCGACGATATCTTCCTTGGCCAGCAGCCGGGGGCGCCCGCTCCGACCATGCTGTTCCGCCGCGAAGCCATCGAGGCGGTCGGGGGTTACGATCCCGAGATTCGCCTCGAAGACCTGCTGATGAAGCTGAAGATCACCCGCGCGGGTTACATGATCGACATCATGGACGAGGTGCTGGCGCAGTACCGGACCCACGGCCACAACACCTACAAGAACCTGCGCTTCATGGTCGACAACGTGATGAAGACCTACGCCATCTTTCGTGACCACCCGGCCTACGAGGAAGTCTGTGCGCGCTTCATCAATTCCATGCTCATGAAGTGCGCGCGGGACGACAAACCGCTGGCCCGCGAACTGTTTGGCCGGTTGCCCCGGCGCTACTGGAATCGCAAGACGCTGCGGGCCGTCGGCCGCTATCTCCTTCCGGCCCGCAAGCCGCGCGGCTGA
- the rfaP gene encoding lipopolysaccharide core heptose(I) kinase RfaP codes for MKLVLKEPFERLWAGRDAFAEVEALQGQVYRELEGRRTLRTEVAGEGYFVKIHRGIGWGEIVKNLVTAKAPVLGAGQEWAAIQRLHEAGVPTMTAVAFGERGSNPARQHSFIVTEELAPTVSLEDFCVDWPRNPPPVRLKWALIDEVARMTGTMHRAGVNHRDCYICHFLLHTARPVTADDFKLSLIDLHRAQTRMATPRRWRDKDLAGLYFSALNIGLTRRDKLRFLRAYFRQPLRQILKDEIGLLAWLEQKAERLLSRYERKYAGGGEA; via the coding sequence ATGAAGCTTGTCCTCAAGGAACCTTTCGAGCGTCTCTGGGCCGGGCGCGACGCCTTTGCCGAAGTCGAGGCGCTCCAGGGGCAGGTCTACCGCGAGCTGGAGGGCCGCCGTACCCTGCGCACCGAGGTGGCGGGCGAGGGTTATTTCGTCAAGATCCACCGCGGCATCGGCTGGGGCGAAATCGTCAAGAACCTGGTCACCGCCAAGGCGCCGGTGCTGGGCGCCGGCCAGGAGTGGGCGGCCATCCAGCGCCTGCATGAGGCGGGTGTGCCCACTATGACCGCCGTGGCTTTCGGCGAGCGCGGCAGCAACCCGGCGCGCCAGCATTCCTTCATCGTCACTGAAGAACTGGCGCCCACCGTCAGCCTTGAGGACTTCTGCGTCGACTGGCCGCGCAACCCGCCACCGGTGCGGCTGAAGTGGGCGCTGATCGACGAAGTGGCGCGGATGACCGGCACCATGCACCGTGCGGGCGTCAACCACCGCGACTGCTACATCTGTCACTTCCTGCTGCACACCGCGCGGCCGGTCACTGCCGACGACTTCAAGCTGTCGCTGATCGACCTGCATCGTGCGCAGACCCGCATGGCCACGCCCAGGCGCTGGCGTGACAAGGATCTGGCCGGACTCTACTTCTCGGCGCTGAACATCGGCCTGACCCGGCGCGACAAGCTGCGCTTCCTCAGGGCCTACTTCCGCCAGCCACTGCGTCAAATCCTGAAGGATGAGATCGGCCTGTTGGCCTGGCTCGAGCAGAAGGCCGAGCGCCTGCTCTCGCGCTATGAGCGCAAGTACGCCGGGGGAGGAGAGGCGTGA
- a CDS encoding acyltransferase has protein sequence MKQIREHGWRKGLRLYLFRAVQRMRVLHYRLLSENTPRAMQGRLKQPALFSGQGEIHIGKSSIGVWPSPFFLNGYAHIEAREPGSCIRIGQGCHINNNAVLIAERNAITIGDNTLIGHSFSAYDSDFHRLEPHLRSSGQHEGKDVVIGTNVFIGANVTVLKGVTIGDNSVIANGSVVNRDVPANVIAGGVPAKVLGPLPA, from the coding sequence ATGAAGCAGATCCGCGAGCACGGCTGGCGCAAGGGACTCAGGCTCTACCTGTTCCGGGCCGTGCAACGAATGCGCGTCCTGCATTACCGCCTGTTGTCGGAGAACACGCCACGCGCGATGCAGGGACGCCTCAAGCAGCCGGCGCTGTTCAGCGGGCAGGGTGAAATCCACATCGGGAAGTCCAGCATCGGCGTCTGGCCTTCTCCCTTCTTCCTCAATGGCTATGCCCATATCGAGGCGCGGGAGCCCGGCTCATGCATCCGCATCGGCCAGGGCTGCCATATCAACAACAACGCCGTCCTGATCGCCGAACGCAACGCCATCACCATCGGCGACAACACCCTCATCGGCCATAGCTTCTCGGCATACGACTCCGACTTTCACCGCCTCGAACCCCATCTGCGCAGTTCCGGCCAGCACGAGGGCAAGGATGTGGTCATCGGCACCAATGTCTTCATCGGCGCGAACGTCACGGTGCTGAAGGGCGTGACCATTGGCGACAACAGTGTCATCGCCAATGGCTCGGTGGTGAACCGGGATGTACCGGCCAACGTGATCGCCGGCGGCGTTCCAGCGAAAGTACTGGGCCCGCTGCCCGCCTGA
- a CDS encoding lipopolysaccharide kinase InaA family protein — translation MSQWKLAEGLEAEVAELFGDLDKVFAVEGDWITGDPLSEVLRVEHRGVRYYVKRYWAAGKGLRRWLGRSRVKAEWQNLRYFTKWGIPTAPVVGWGQERRAGAFHRGALITRELKGTVDMAEMAKQGDPRLADPRWVDRVSRQLAKATRSLHQHGFAHNDLKWRNLLVDEAGDLFLIDCPTGTFWWGPFLHYRVIKDLACLDKVAKYHLSRSQRLRFYLQYRDQSGLRSSDKRQVRQILKFFEGRE, via the coding sequence GTGAGCCAATGGAAACTGGCCGAGGGGCTGGAGGCTGAGGTCGCAGAGCTGTTCGGTGACCTCGACAAGGTGTTTGCTGTGGAGGGTGACTGGATCACCGGCGACCCGTTGTCCGAAGTATTGCGGGTGGAACACCGTGGCGTGCGCTACTACGTCAAGCGCTACTGGGCTGCCGGCAAGGGGCTGCGCCGGTGGCTGGGCCGGTCGCGGGTCAAGGCCGAATGGCAGAACCTGAGGTACTTCACCAAGTGGGGCATTCCCACCGCCCCCGTGGTGGGCTGGGGCCAGGAGCGTCGCGCAGGCGCGTTCCACCGTGGCGCACTGATCACCCGGGAACTCAAGGGCACGGTCGATATGGCCGAGATGGCCAAGCAGGGCGATCCGCGCCTGGCCGACCCGCGCTGGGTAGACCGCGTCAGCCGGCAACTGGCGAAGGCCACCCGCAGCCTGCACCAGCACGGTTTTGCCCACAACGACCTCAAGTGGCGCAATCTGCTGGTGGACGAGGCAGGCGACCTGTTCCTGATTGACTGCCCGACCGGCACCTTTTGGTGGGGGCCGTTCCTGCACTACCGGGTCATCAAGGACCTGGCGTGCCTGGACAAGGTGGCCAAGTACCACCTCAGCCGCAGCCAGCGCCTGCGCTTCTACCTGCAATACCGGGATCAATCGGGCCTGCGCAGCAGCGACAAGCGCCAGGTGCGGCAGATCCTCAAGTTCTTCGAGGGACGCGAATGA
- a CDS encoding lipopolysaccharide kinase InaA family protein produces the protein MNDYIAAADRDILVRHGLDSFDALWALRLEAVDEPNTGRGGWSSVFRLDLGDAAYYLKRQSNFLSRSLLRPFGEPTFAREFRNIQRYQALGVPALQAAFFGTRLVEGERRAILVSRALDGWRELVGWLERWPALTTEQCSDIIAAVARLARRLHDAGQVHGCFYPKHVFLREAGTGFEACLIDLEKTRPLLLGRRDRIKDLETLVRRADDWGEAEVRELLAGYLQRPGDSAEVNGWLARVASRRRNKERNQ, from the coding sequence ATGAACGACTACATCGCCGCGGCGGATCGCGACATCCTCGTTCGCCACGGTCTGGACAGCTTCGACGCGCTCTGGGCCCTGCGCCTGGAGGCGGTGGATGAACCCAATACCGGCCGCGGTGGCTGGAGCAGCGTGTTCCGCCTGGACCTGGGTGATGCGGCCTACTACCTCAAGCGGCAGAGCAACTTCCTGAGCCGTAGCCTGCTGCGGCCCTTCGGGGAGCCCACCTTCGCCCGTGAGTTCCGCAACATCCAGCGCTACCAGGCGTTGGGGGTTCCCGCCCTGCAGGCCGCCTTTTTCGGTACCCGCCTGGTCGAGGGGGAGCGCCGTGCCATCCTGGTGTCGCGGGCTCTGGACGGCTGGCGCGAACTGGTGGGATGGCTGGAGCGCTGGCCCGCACTGACGACCGAACAGTGTTCGGACATCATCGCGGCGGTCGCCAGGCTTGCCCGACGCCTGCATGACGCCGGCCAGGTGCATGGTTGCTTCTATCCCAAGCATGTCTTCCTGCGGGAGGCCGGAACCGGCTTCGAGGCCTGCCTGATCGACCTGGAAAAGACCCGGCCCCTGCTTCTCGGCCGGCGCGACCGGATCAAGGATCTGGAAACTTTGGTGCGCCGTGCCGATGACTGGGGCGAAGCGGAAGTCCGCGAACTGCTGGCCGGTTATCTGCAGCGCCCTGGTGATTCGGCTGAAGTGAATGGCTGGCTGGCGCGCGTCGCCAGCCGACGTCGCAATAAGGAACGCAATCAATGA
- a CDS encoding DegT/DnrJ/EryC1/StrS family aminotransferase, whose amino-acid sequence MIPFLNLKDINAKLRDELLEACARVIDSGWYIAGNELRAFEQEYAAYCGSRHCIGVANGLDALTLTLRAWMELGRLREGDEVIVPANTYIATLLAITENGLVPVLVEPDDRSLNLSPRSVTAALGKRTRAILPVHLYGRLADMPELLEISNRHGLLVLEDAAQGHGASLGGRKAGNWGDAAGFSFYPGKNLGALGDAGAITTSDDELAETLQALRNYGSHVKYRNLYQGLNSRLDEIQAAMLRVKLKHLDEQTAQRRQIAHRYLNEIDNAAIRLPTWEREEEHVWHLFVVRCQQRARFQQLLDKAGVQTMIHYPIAPHKQKAYPEYNHIELPITESIHEEVLSLPMDPSMTPEQVDRVIEAANQARV is encoded by the coding sequence GCAACGAGCTGCGCGCATTCGAGCAGGAGTACGCCGCGTACTGTGGCTCCCGCCATTGCATCGGCGTGGCCAACGGTCTCGACGCCCTGACCCTGACTCTGCGCGCCTGGATGGAGCTCGGACGGCTACGGGAAGGGGACGAAGTCATAGTGCCGGCCAATACCTACATCGCCACCCTGCTGGCAATTACCGAGAACGGCCTCGTCCCGGTGCTGGTGGAGCCTGACGACAGGAGCCTCAACCTGTCGCCCCGATCGGTCACTGCGGCGCTTGGCAAGCGTACCCGTGCGATTCTGCCGGTCCACCTCTACGGCCGCCTGGCCGACATGCCGGAACTGCTGGAAATATCCAACAGGCATGGGCTGCTGGTCCTGGAAGACGCGGCCCAGGGCCACGGCGCCAGCCTTGGCGGCCGCAAGGCGGGCAACTGGGGCGATGCCGCCGGTTTCAGCTTCTATCCCGGCAAGAACCTCGGCGCGCTCGGTGACGCGGGGGCCATCACTACCTCCGACGACGAACTGGCGGAAACCCTTCAGGCACTGCGCAACTACGGCTCCCATGTGAAGTACCGCAATCTCTACCAGGGCCTGAACAGCCGTCTGGACGAGATCCAGGCGGCCATGCTGCGGGTGAAGCTCAAGCACCTGGACGAGCAGACGGCCCAGCGCCGCCAGATCGCCCACCGCTACCTGAACGAGATCGACAACGCAGCGATCCGGCTGCCCACCTGGGAGCGCGAAGAGGAGCATGTCTGGCACCTGTTCGTGGTCCGCTGCCAACAGCGCGCACGCTTCCAGCAACTGCTGGACAAGGCCGGGGTACAGACCATGATCCATTACCCGATCGCACCCCATAAGCAGAAGGCCTACCCGGAGTACAACCACATCGAGCTGCCGATCACCGAGAGCATCCACGAGGAAGTCCTGAGCCTGCCCATGGACCCCAGCATGACGCCGGAACAGGTCGACCGCGTCATCGAGGCGGCCAACCAGGCACGGGTCTGA
- a CDS encoding glycosyltransferase family 2 protein, translated as MSAKPLLSVVIPTYNYAGVLPRAVESVLAQATPEVELWVVDDGSTDDTPAVFTALSQRHGASFQGVRQANSGPSAARNNGIQLAQGRYVLLLDADDELAPGVLPGLCERLREQPDVGLWLAGHVAVQPDGREREHPASAVPVEPLKRLKDYLLGKKIALSHGACVFLRELLLERPYPEHLRHSEDIPVFAYCLTQRQVQVLDLMLARIHKHPGSLRHNAEAARKVGLNLVDEVFLKLPANLQSLKPAYRAQRCLSLFRTCLLAGERDSARTYYREALRTDWRVLFKLSYSRKALRLWLKPKKNPV; from the coding sequence ATGTCGGCTAAGCCACTGCTTAGTGTCGTCATTCCCACCTACAACTACGCGGGCGTTCTCCCGCGTGCCGTGGAGTCGGTGCTGGCCCAGGCCACCCCGGAGGTCGAACTCTGGGTCGTGGACGATGGTTCCACCGACGACACCCCGGCGGTCTTCACCGCCCTGAGCCAGCGCCACGGTGCGTCCTTCCAGGGCGTCCGCCAGGCCAATTCCGGCCCTTCGGCTGCTCGCAACAACGGCATACAGCTGGCCCAGGGGCGCTACGTGCTGCTGCTGGATGCCGACGATGAGCTGGCGCCCGGTGTATTGCCCGGCCTCTGTGAGCGCCTGCGTGAGCAGCCGGATGTTGGGCTCTGGCTTGCCGGCCATGTTGCGGTCCAGCCCGATGGCCGCGAGCGCGAACACCCGGCCAGTGCCGTGCCGGTCGAACCGCTGAAGCGCCTGAAGGATTACCTGCTGGGCAAGAAGATCGCCCTCAGCCACGGCGCCTGCGTGTTCCTTCGCGAGCTGCTGCTCGAGCGGCCCTATCCTGAGCATCTGCGCCACAGCGAGGACATTCCGGTCTTTGCGTATTGCCTGACCCAGCGCCAGGTGCAAGTCCTCGACCTGATGCTGGCGCGCATCCACAAGCACCCCGGCAGCCTGCGTCATAACGCCGAGGCCGCGCGCAAGGTGGGGCTGAACCTGGTGGATGAGGTTTTCCTCAAGCTGCCGGCCAACCTGCAGTCACTCAAGCCTGCCTACCGCGCCCAGCGTTGCCTGTCGTTGTTCCGCACCTGCCTTCTGGCCGGGGAGCGGGACAGTGCCCGCACTTACTATCGCGAGGCGCTGCGCACCGATTGGCGGGTGCTGTTCAAACTGTCGTACAGCCGTAAGGCACTGCGCCTGTGGCTGAAGCCCAAGAAGAACCCGGTATGA
- a CDS encoding glycosyltransferase, with product MSQRRIKVLQLQNYYNVNASDLAEQIIQALPTDRYEVTTAFLRGRPGPGEPVSKAERSIYFGYSKSAVSGLRLRALWALYRHCRDEGYDAVITHRFKPVNMLMLLNRWLRIRACVGVAHGFGEYDRSFRCWVARQLLTPAWRLVGVSRAVRDYLIGAGAGFTPANTRQINNAIDITRAEGLQHSRDKARDMLGLPADAFVFGAIGRLVPVKGHIHLLRAFASVKDAQPSVLLAIIGEGRARPELEAAIDELGLQGRALLLGAKDDALQYVRAFDAFVMPSLSEGLPLALLEGMSGHLPVIGSDIPSLKPILEDCGGRIFPVGQHEVLAGHLSDVLALSPEARAAEGERAYQYLCRAHSIEDFRRQYRDLLVELLEGSRHE from the coding sequence ATGAGCCAGCGCCGTATCAAGGTTCTGCAGTTGCAGAACTACTACAACGTCAATGCGTCCGACCTGGCCGAGCAGATCATCCAGGCTCTGCCGACCGACCGCTACGAGGTGACCACGGCCTTCCTGCGTGGCCGCCCTGGCCCCGGCGAGCCGGTGAGCAAGGCCGAGCGCTCGATCTACTTCGGCTATAGCAAATCTGCCGTCAGCGGCCTGCGCCTGCGCGCCCTTTGGGCGCTCTACCGGCATTGCCGTGACGAAGGCTACGATGCGGTTATCACCCACCGCTTCAAACCGGTGAACATGCTGATGCTGCTCAATCGCTGGCTGCGTATCCGCGCCTGCGTTGGCGTCGCCCACGGCTTCGGCGAATACGATCGTTCCTTCCGTTGCTGGGTCGCACGTCAGTTGCTGACTCCGGCATGGCGGCTGGTGGGCGTTTCCCGCGCGGTGCGCGATTATCTGATCGGCGCCGGTGCGGGCTTCACGCCGGCCAATACCCGGCAGATCAACAACGCCATTGATATCACCCGCGCCGAAGGCCTTCAGCATTCGCGCGACAAGGCGCGCGACATGCTGGGTCTGCCGGCTGATGCGTTCGTGTTCGGCGCCATTGGCCGCCTGGTTCCGGTCAAGGGGCATATCCACCTGCTGCGCGCCTTCGCCAGTGTCAAGGATGCGCAACCCAGCGTGCTGCTGGCGATCATCGGCGAGGGGCGAGCGCGTCCCGAACTGGAGGCCGCCATCGACGAGTTGGGCCTGCAAGGTCGCGCGCTGCTGCTGGGGGCGAAGGATGATGCGTTGCAGTACGTGCGTGCCTTCGACGCTTTCGTCATGCCATCCCTGAGCGAAGGCCTGCCACTGGCTTTGCTGGAAGGCATGAGCGGCCACTTGCCAGTCATCGGCTCGGATATCCCCAGCCTCAAGCCGATACTCGAAGACTGCGGCGGCCGCATCTTCCCCGTCGGCCAGCATGAGGTACTGGCCGGGCACCTTAGCGACGTGCTGGCGCTCTCGCCCGAGGCGCGCGCCGCGGAAGGCGAGCGTGCCTACCAGTACCTCTGCCGTGCCCACTCGATCGAGGATTTTCGTCGCCAGTACCGCGACCTGTTAGTGGAGTTGCTGGAAGGAAGTCGCCATGAGTGA